The Primulina huaijiensis isolate GDHJ02 unplaced genomic scaffold, ASM1229523v2 scaffold40239, whole genome shotgun sequence genome has a window encoding:
- the LOC140969147 gene encoding 4-coumarate--CoA ligase-like 1 has protein sequence MGTDAKNLAEDEIIFRSKCQPVSVPDDITLPEFVLSNMDLYLDKIAVVDAVTGKGYTYREVSRDIKRFSKAIRSLGLRKGRVVLVLLPNVAEYAIIALGIMAAGGVFSGANPSAHASEIQKQVEAADAKLIVTDGLTYHKVKDLGLPIIIQGEDRVDGTIYWDELLEAADKANTDTIDEKVEQTDLCALPFSSGTTGLSKGVMLTHRNLVANLCSSLFSVGPELIGQITILGLIPFFHIYGLTGICCATIRNKGKVVLMRRYELRTFLNALITQEVTFAPIVPPIILGLVKNPIVDEFDLSKLKLRSIMTAAAPLAPEILKEFEKKFPGVEVQEAYGMTEHSCITLTHGDPNKGHGIAKRNSVGFILPNLEVKFIDPETGHSLPKKTPGEICVRSQCVMKGYYKNEYETTLTIDKDGWLHTGDIGYIDDDGDVFLVDRIKELIKYKGFQVAPAELEAILLTHPSVEDAAVVGLPDEESGEIPAASVVLNSKAKESEEDIMNYVSSNVAGYKRVRVLQFVDSIPKSPSGKIMRRIIKENMIKNI, from the exons ATGGGAACCGATGCCAAGAACTTGGCAGAAGATGAAATTATTTTCCGAAGCAAATGCCAACCAGTTTCTGTTCCGGATGACATTACGCTGCCTGAGTTTGTGCTTTCGAATATGGACTTATATCTGGACAAGATCGCAGTTGTGGATGCAGTTACTGGGAAAGGCTACACTTACAGGGAAGTGAGCAGAGATATCAAGAGATTCTCCAAGGCTATTAGGTCACTCGGGCTGAGGAAAGGCAGAGTCGTGTTGGTGCTCCTCCCCAATGTGGCAGAGTATGCTATCATTGCACTTGGAATCATGGCTGCAGGGGGCGTTTTTTCTGGTGCGAACCCCAGTGCTCATGCATCAGAAATACAGAAGCAAGTTGAGGCTGCTGATGCAAAGCTTATCGTAACAGATGGATTAACCTATCACAAG GTAAAGGATTTGGGATTGCCCATTATAATACAAGGCGAAGACCGTGTGGATGGAACTATATACTGGGATGAACTGCTTGAGGCAGCAGACAAGGCTAATACTGATACTATTGATGAAAAAGTGGAACAGACTGATCTATGTGCCCTTCCATTCTCATCAG GCACCACTGGATTGTCAAAGGGTGTGATGTTAACACACCGAAACCTGGTGGCTAACCTCTGCTCATCCCTATTCAGCGTTGGCCCTGAACTAATTGGTCAGATCACCATACTAGGCCTAATACCATTTTTTCACATATATGGCCTAACTGGAATTTGCTGTGCCACCATAAGGAACAAAGGAAAAGTTGTATTGATGCGTCGGTACGAGCTCCGAACATTTCTTAATGCACTGATCACACAAGAGGTCACGTTTGCGCCTATTGTCCCACCCATTATTCTGGGATTGGTCAAGAACCCTATCGTGGATGAATTTGATCTTAGTAAACTCAAGCTTAGGTCCATCATGACTGCTGCAGCTCCCCTCGCTCCAGAAATTCTTAAAGAATTTGAAAAGAAGTTTCCTGGTGTTGAAGTCCAAGAG GCATATGGAATGACCGAGCATAGCTGCATTACACTGACTCATGGGGATCCAAacaagggacatggaattgcaAAGAGGAATTCAGTAGGATTCATTCTTCCAAATTTGGAAGTGAAATTCATCGATCCCGAAACAGGTCACTCACTTCCCAAGAAAACACCAGGAGAAATCTGTGTGCGAAGCCAGTGCGTGATGAAAG GATACTACAAGAATGAATATGAAACCACTCTCACCATTGACAAAGACGGGTGGCTTCATACTGGAGATATAGGCTACATCGACGATGATGGGGACGTTTTCCTTGTGGATCGAATCAAAGAGTTGATCAAATACAAAGGTTTCCAG GTTGCTCCAGCTGAATTAGAGGCCATCCTTCTAACACACCCTTCAGTTGAAGATGCTGCTGTAGTGGG GTTACCTGACGAAGAATCCGGAGAGATACCAGCTGCATCCGTCGTATTAAACTCGAAAGCAAAAGAAAGTGAAGAGGATATAATGAACTACGTTTCATCCAATGTGGCCGGCTACAAACGAGTGAGGGTGCTTCAGTTTGTGGACTCTATCCCGAAATCGCCTTCGGGGAAAATAATGAGAAGGATCATCAAGGAAAACATGATAAAGAATATATAG
- the LOC140969108 gene encoding heterogeneous nuclear ribonucleoprotein Q-like, with amino-acid sequence MTQPSEIDHKHAIKGTEVFVGGLPRTISEDKIRQEFSVCGEIVEIRLIKDQNGNLKGFCFVRFSTKEAAGRAVREKSGTLLEGKSIGVLPSIEHNALYFGNLNKAWSADEFEKLVLQVFPDVVSVDLPIVKDIQPGQKPRNRGFAFVRFSSHAAAARAQRVGSQPDFRLGNLHPAVQWAEEDPEIDPKELAKVMTYSGYPNN; translated from the exons ATGACACAGCCATCCGAGATTGATCATA AGCATGCAATAAAAGGAACCGAAGTTTTTGTTGGTGGTTTGCCCCGGACCATTTCTGAAGACAAAATCCGCCAG GAATTTTCTGTCTGCGGTGAAATTGTGGAAATTCGGTTGATAAAGGATCAGAATGGCAATTTGAAG GGATTTTGCTTTGTGCGCTTTTCAACAAAAGAAGCTGCAGGTAGAGCTGTGAGAGAAAAATCTGGAACTTTG cttGAAGGAAAGAGCATTGGTGTGCTCCCATCAATTGAGCACAATGCTTTATACTTTGGAAACCTTAATAAAG CATGGAGTGCTGATGAGTTTGAAAAACTTGTGCTCCAG GTTTTCCCTGATGTCGTATCCGTTGACCTTCCTATCGTTAAAGACATTCAACCAGGTCAAAAGCCACGAAATCGTGGTTTTGCCTTTGTGAGATTCTCATCTCATGCT GCTGCAGCACGTGCTCAACGAGTAGGTTCCCAACCAGATTTTCGTCTGGGTAATTTGCACCCAGCAGTTCAGTGGGCTGAGGAAGATCCTGAAATTGATCCGAAAGAGCTTGCTAAG GTGATGACATATAGTGGTTACCCTAAcaattaa